A single Comamonas sp. NLF-1-9 DNA region contains:
- a CDS encoding enoyl-CoA hydratase, with protein sequence MAYECILTRVEAEKVGVIQLNRPKALNALNDQLMDELGAALKAFDADESIGCIVLTGSEKAFAAGADITMMAKYSFADAYKGDYITRNWETIRSIRKPVIAAVSGYALGGGCELAMMCDFIIAADNARFGQPEIKLGVIPGAGGTQRLPRAVGKSKAMDMALTARMMDAQEAERAGLVSRVVALDKLMEETLAAAITISGFSQIAVMAAKESVNRAFEGGLSDGVMFERRLFHSLFATQDQKEGMDAFVNKRQAKFTHQ encoded by the coding sequence ATGGCCTACGAATGCATTCTCACCCGCGTGGAAGCCGAGAAAGTCGGCGTCATCCAGCTCAACCGCCCCAAGGCGCTCAACGCGCTGAACGACCAGCTCATGGACGAGCTGGGCGCGGCGCTCAAGGCCTTTGACGCCGACGAGTCCATAGGCTGCATCGTGCTCACCGGCAGCGAAAAAGCCTTTGCCGCCGGCGCCGACATCACCATGATGGCCAAGTACAGCTTTGCCGACGCCTACAAGGGCGACTACATCACGCGCAACTGGGAGACCATCCGCTCCATCCGCAAGCCCGTCATCGCCGCCGTGAGCGGCTACGCCCTGGGCGGCGGCTGCGAGCTGGCCATGATGTGCGACTTCATCATCGCCGCGGACAACGCCAGATTCGGCCAGCCCGAAATCAAGCTCGGCGTCATCCCCGGCGCCGGCGGCACCCAGCGCCTGCCGCGCGCCGTCGGCAAATCCAAGGCCATGGACATGGCGCTCACCGCCCGCATGATGGACGCGCAGGAAGCCGAGCGCGCCGGGCTGGTCAGCCGCGTCGTCGCGCTGGACAAGCTGATGGAAGAGACGCTTGCCGCCGCCATCACCATCAGCGGCTTCTCGCAGATCGCCGTCATGGCCGCCAAGGAATCGGTCAACCGCGCCTTTGAAGGCGGCCTGAGCGACGGCGTGATGTTCGAGCGGCGCCTGTTTCATTCGCTGTTTGCAACGCAAGACCAGAAGGAAGGCATGGACGCCTTCGTGAACAAGCGCCAGGCGAAGTTCACCCACCAATAA